In Nocardia yunnanensis, one DNA window encodes the following:
- a CDS encoding acyl-CoA dehydrogenase family protein, whose protein sequence is MVTHGYVDGFADLLFGARRAAAQRYGRLFGEADFDQDWWAATEEPGARAYQRYLRLLPNMSAVETVSDLRECLTLHEQSTVVDPHLGALLTVQVNLVLGTLLEQHSRTGEVANALTELLAGRAVGAYVLTEVGHGSDLNNLETTAVYDPADGGGFVLNTPTDAAIKFMPTTAAPPVAGIARFGIVFARLIIDGASQGVYPFLVWMCDADGQLRPGLTIRRMPEKPGLGMDNAMTRFDNVRVSRECLLSHTGTRIDDDGTLVSPIPRDNQVWRAISRVRVGRLCISGMAAAVARAAVSIAVRQSAQRDIASMAGGRVPLLQVPAHYAPLLEAVVDTYLATSAVEIAVDDFAAAIDSGADEQGPELTDLVSLTKYFATSTAQRVCGEVRDRLGAQGVFAHNKIVEYRALRDAAATAEGDSYVIALLAGYRRLERPGQWTQENWDALEPCEIDAPASWVKWMDARAQFLQHRVLEAYENTTGDRQARWDRVYDLALAAADAHTAHQAAVRLAERAAELPAGPRQVVENVLTLFAVRQCLAHGADLLPDGPLPKTPEPLRDMRVRLHEMLAPHLTELVAAFELETGSLRTVYDSDSYIEQCANALRHG, encoded by the coding sequence ATGGTCACACACGGGTATGTGGACGGATTCGCGGATCTGTTGTTCGGCGCTCGGCGCGCCGCGGCACAGCGGTACGGCAGGTTGTTCGGCGAAGCGGACTTCGACCAGGACTGGTGGGCTGCCACCGAGGAGCCGGGGGCCCGCGCCTACCAGCGGTATCTGCGGTTGCTGCCGAATATGTCGGCGGTCGAGACGGTTTCGGATCTGCGCGAGTGCCTGACCTTGCACGAGCAGTCCACGGTCGTCGACCCGCACCTGGGAGCCCTGCTGACCGTGCAGGTGAACCTGGTACTGGGCACTCTGCTCGAACAGCATTCGCGCACCGGCGAAGTGGCGAACGCGCTCACGGAACTGCTGGCGGGCCGCGCGGTCGGCGCGTATGTGCTCACCGAGGTCGGCCACGGCAGTGACCTGAACAATCTCGAGACGACCGCGGTGTACGACCCCGCCGACGGCGGCGGATTCGTGTTGAACACCCCCACCGACGCGGCGATCAAGTTCATGCCGACGACGGCGGCGCCGCCGGTCGCGGGCATCGCGCGATTCGGAATCGTGTTCGCGCGCTTGATCATCGACGGCGCCTCCCAGGGTGTGTACCCCTTCCTGGTGTGGATGTGCGATGCCGACGGTCAGCTGCGTCCCGGCCTCACCATCCGCCGCATGCCCGAGAAGCCGGGCCTGGGCATGGACAACGCTATGACCCGCTTCGACAATGTCCGGGTCTCGCGTGAATGTCTGTTGTCGCACACCGGAACTCGCATCGACGACGACGGGACGCTGGTTTCGCCGATCCCCCGCGACAACCAGGTGTGGCGGGCCATCAGCCGGGTGCGGGTAGGCCGCCTGTGCATTTCCGGTATGGCCGCGGCGGTGGCGCGGGCCGCGGTGTCGATCGCCGTACGTCAATCCGCGCAACGCGATATCGCGAGCATGGCCGGCGGGCGCGTCCCACTGCTGCAGGTCCCCGCCCATTACGCGCCGCTGCTGGAGGCGGTGGTCGACACCTACCTCGCCACCTCCGCGGTGGAGATCGCCGTGGACGATTTCGCCGCCGCCATCGACTCCGGCGCCGACGAGCAGGGTCCGGAACTGACCGATCTGGTGTCGCTGACCAAATACTTCGCCACTTCCACCGCCCAGCGGGTGTGCGGCGAGGTCCGCGACCGGCTCGGCGCACAGGGCGTCTTCGCGCACAACAAGATCGTGGAGTATCGCGCCCTGCGCGATGCCGCGGCCACCGCGGAGGGCGACAGCTACGTGATCGCGCTGCTGGCCGGTTACCGGCGCCTGGAACGGCCCGGCCAGTGGACCCAGGAAAACTGGGACGCCCTCGAGCCCTGTGAGATCGATGCCCCCGCCAGCTGGGTGAAATGGATGGACGCCCGCGCCCAGTTCCTGCAGCACCGCGTCCTCGAGGCCTACGAGAACACCACCGGCGACCGGCAGGCGCGCTGGGATCGGGTCTACGATCTGGCGCTGGCCGCCGCCGACGCGCACACCGCACATCAGGCCGCGGTGCGGCTCGCCGAGCGGGCCGCCGAGCTGCCGGCCGGTCCGCGTCAGGTGGTGGAGAACGTCCTGACGCTCTTCGCCGTGCGTCAGTGCCTGGCGCACGGCGCGGATCTGCTTCCGGACGGCCCGCTGCCCAAGACGCCGGAACCGTTGCGGGACATGCGCGTCCGGCTGCACGAGATGCTGGCCCCGCACCTGACCGAACTGGTCGCGGCCTTCGAACTCGAAACCGGTTCGCTGCGCACGGTATACGACTCGGACAGCTATATCGAGCAGTGCGCCAACGCATTGCGGCACGGCTGA
- the recQ gene encoding DNA helicase RecQ — MSAPEVETAVGSLVDAGSDPAHQVLRKTFGYDSFRGPQRDIVEQVISGGDALVLMPTGGGKSLCYQIPALVRPGVGVVVSPLIALMQDQVDALQAVGVRAGFLNSTQFPDERRTVEAQFVAGELDVLYLAPERLRLESTAQLLDRGKISVFAIDEAHCVSQWGHDFRPDYLGLSMLHERWPDVPRIALTATATEATRKEIAERLDLTRAKHFVASFDRPNIQYRIEAKNRPEHQLLAFIQSEHAGDAGIVYCLSRNSVEKTAAFLTANGVEAVPYHAGLDNRTRARNQARFLREDGLVVVATIAFGMGIDKPDVRFVAHLDLPKSVEGYYQETGRAGRDGLPSTAWMVYGLSDVVQQRKMIDSSDGDAMHRRQLQLHLDAMLALCETVQCRRVQLLAYFGQQGERCGNCDTCLNAPESWDGTVPAQKVLSTVLRLKRERGQSFGAGHIVDILVGKRNPKVEQHAHHELKVFGIGTELRDIEWRGVVRQLLAQGLLAVHGDYGVLTLTEASNQVLFEKREVMLRREPERAKAARTPKPAKASRLAAADLTPSDTGLFEKLRAWRAATAKEQGVPAYVVFHDATLREIATRKPTSMSDLAGISGIGENKRAKYGEGVLEVVAAESGSPNAGASPASVKAGTASPAAANRGAMAGTEPSSAPPANFGAAEDIPWPDEVPPDFDDLPPDYA; from the coding sequence GTGAGCGCGCCGGAGGTCGAGACAGCTGTCGGGAGCCTGGTGGATGCCGGAAGTGATCCGGCACACCAGGTTTTGCGAAAGACCTTCGGGTACGACAGTTTTCGCGGGCCGCAGCGCGACATCGTCGAGCAGGTGATCTCCGGCGGTGACGCGCTGGTGCTCATGCCCACCGGTGGCGGCAAGTCGCTGTGCTATCAGATTCCGGCGCTGGTGCGGCCGGGGGTGGGCGTGGTGGTCTCGCCGCTGATCGCGCTCATGCAGGATCAGGTGGACGCGCTGCAGGCGGTCGGGGTGCGCGCCGGGTTTCTCAACTCCACCCAGTTCCCCGACGAACGGCGCACGGTCGAGGCACAATTCGTGGCCGGTGAACTGGATGTGCTCTATCTCGCGCCGGAGCGGTTGCGGTTGGAGTCCACCGCGCAATTGCTCGACCGCGGCAAGATCTCGGTGTTCGCCATCGACGAGGCGCACTGTGTGTCGCAGTGGGGCCACGACTTCCGGCCTGACTATCTGGGCCTGTCCATGCTGCACGAGCGCTGGCCGGACGTGCCCCGCATCGCGCTCACCGCGACGGCGACGGAGGCGACCCGCAAGGAGATCGCCGAGCGGCTGGATCTCACGCGCGCGAAACACTTCGTGGCCAGTTTCGACCGGCCCAATATCCAGTACCGGATCGAGGCCAAGAATCGGCCCGAACATCAACTGCTGGCGTTCATTCAGAGCGAGCACGCCGGGGACGCGGGCATCGTGTACTGCCTGTCGCGGAACTCCGTGGAGAAGACCGCGGCGTTCCTGACCGCCAACGGCGTGGAGGCGGTGCCCTATCACGCGGGGCTCGACAATCGGACCCGTGCGCGGAATCAGGCGCGGTTCCTGCGCGAGGACGGACTGGTGGTGGTCGCGACCATCGCCTTCGGCATGGGCATCGACAAGCCGGATGTGCGGTTCGTGGCGCATCTGGATCTGCCGAAATCGGTCGAGGGCTACTACCAGGAGACCGGTCGCGCCGGACGCGACGGCCTGCCCTCCACCGCGTGGATGGTCTACGGCCTCAGTGACGTTGTGCAGCAACGCAAGATGATCGACTCCTCCGACGGTGACGCCATGCACCGCCGGCAGTTGCAGCTGCATCTGGACGCCATGCTCGCGCTGTGCGAGACCGTGCAGTGCCGGCGCGTTCAGCTGCTCGCCTACTTCGGTCAGCAGGGCGAGCGGTGCGGCAACTGTGACACCTGCCTCAACGCGCCCGAATCCTGGGACGGCACCGTGCCCGCCCAGAAGGTGCTGTCCACCGTGCTGCGGCTGAAACGCGAACGCGGGCAGAGCTTCGGCGCGGGCCACATTGTCGACATCCTCGTCGGCAAGCGCAATCCCAAGGTGGAGCAGCACGCCCACCACGAGCTCAAGGTCTTCGGCATCGGCACCGAACTGCGCGATATCGAATGGCGCGGCGTGGTCCGCCAACTCCTGGCCCAGGGCCTGCTGGCCGTCCACGGCGACTACGGCGTGCTGACTCTCACCGAGGCCAGCAACCAGGTCCTGTTCGAGAAGCGCGAAGTCATGCTCCGCCGCGAACCCGAACGCGCCAAGGCCGCCCGAACCCCCAAGCCCGCCAAGGCCTCCCGCCTCGCCGCCGCCGACCTCACCCCCTCCGACACCGGCCTGTTCGAAAAACTCCGCGCCTGGCGCGCCGCCACCGCCAAGGAACAGGGCGTCCCCGCCTACGTCGTCTTCCACGACGCCACCCTCCGAGAAATAGCCACCCGCAAACCCACCTCCATGTCCGACCTGGCCGGCATCTCCGGCATCGGCGAGAACAAACGCGCCAAATACGGCGAAGGCGTCCTGGAAGTGGTTGCCGCCGAATCCGGTTCGCCAAACGCTGGCGCGTCGCCCGCGAGCGTGAAGGCCGGAACGGCAAGTCCCGCAGCGGCGAATAGAGGTGCGATGGCAGGAACGGAGCCCTCCTCCGCTCCGCCCGCCAACTTCGGTGCAGCCGAGGACATTCCATGGCCGGACGAAGTACCGCCGGACTTCGACGACCTCCCGCCCGACTATGCGTGA
- a CDS encoding YbaB/EbfC family nucleoid-associated protein, with the protein MRSSKNTAAGGSPRVSGEAVEAVQAMLAQKVAVAASPDGSVSVRVGADGKVHRWAVTDRARTAPPQQVVATVLELIEEARRAAYDAVRADLGHKAASEPSSSPGGLASAGSSGGSAFTDAVDYDDWQREQKLNSPLRNSTNW; encoded by the coding sequence ATGCGGAGCAGCAAGAACACGGCGGCCGGCGGTTCGCCGCGAGTTTCGGGCGAGGCTGTCGAAGCGGTTCAGGCCATGTTGGCGCAGAAGGTTGCCGTCGCAGCCTCGCCCGACGGCTCGGTGTCGGTCCGTGTCGGTGCCGATGGCAAGGTTCACCGTTGGGCCGTCACCGACCGCGCACGTACCGCCCCTCCCCAGCAGGTTGTAGCCACAGTGCTCGAGCTGATCGAAGAGGCTCGCAGAGCCGCCTACGATGCTGTCCGTGCCGACCTCGGGCACAAAGCCGCCAGCGAACCCTCGTCCAGCCCAGGCGGTCTCGCGTCTGCCGGCTCGAGCGGTGGGTCCGCTTTCACGGATGCAGTGGACTACGACGACTGGCAGCGCGAACAGAAATTGAACTCACCCCTCCGCAACTCCACGAACTGGTGA
- a CDS encoding CocE/NonD family hydrolase, translated as MRLLLRSVVAVVATVALGQFVSPVAGAGESTGPDGGAAGVAWAAAEDGPQTYPNVYIDWDVPITMSDGTVLKANVYHPADASGRPVAERTPTVLNFTPYTKLGSMVADSLLSVPVLSDALVQLARNVDFAGTPISGLTDLTKALGGGLLRTFTVDRKLIESGYTQVVVDVRGTGFSQGDWNLLGEREQLDTVETIDWASHQPWSTGDIGLTGISYSGLNQLQAAAKNPPALKAIFPVVPSRNPFRDLVAPGGAVGAGFMPMWLAAVNGGKLVPDVASLLQGRFDMAWLASRLADPFTFVDALLDVFLQPNIDQLSPKVRELLDSGSDLRRAWETDPSKITVPTFLTGGWHDVFVASQAEVYRRLSVPPGRKQILIGDGYHISNGNESGRPGQPPRMDVLQRAWFDRWLEGIDNDIDTYGPITMKEEGGGWITAAGFPDETATEYRRMYLSPAPSGTGGHSVHDGSLLAPPGDGVETLTVAPGLTGLCSRDAAQQTIGVVSVLDACGKDSRIWESNGLTFTSAPVDAATTISGPIAVHLDTIHDAADGYWVATVNDVAPDGTSATLSSGQLVASLRAIDESRSTRLPNGDYTDPVPDLSLNTRQPTQPGVPVTLDISIAGVDAVLQPGHRLRVDVYAGNFPKGLPPLAILVDTGLRPQHLLLDPAEPSFVNIPMRGNPGW; from the coding sequence ATGCGTCTGCTGTTGAGATCCGTTGTCGCCGTGGTGGCGACGGTCGCGCTCGGTCAGTTCGTCTCGCCGGTCGCGGGGGCCGGGGAATCGACCGGGCCGGACGGGGGCGCGGCGGGAGTGGCGTGGGCCGCGGCGGAGGATGGTCCGCAGACTTATCCGAATGTGTACATCGACTGGGATGTGCCGATCACGATGAGCGACGGCACCGTCTTGAAGGCCAATGTGTATCACCCGGCGGATGCGTCGGGGCGGCCGGTCGCCGAGCGGACGCCGACGGTGCTCAACTTCACGCCGTATACGAAACTCGGCTCGATGGTGGCGGATTCGTTGCTGTCGGTCCCGGTATTGTCGGATGCGCTGGTGCAGCTGGCGCGCAACGTCGACTTCGCGGGAACGCCCATCTCCGGGCTCACCGATCTGACCAAGGCGCTCGGCGGCGGGTTGCTGCGCACCTTCACGGTGGATCGCAAGCTCATCGAATCCGGGTACACCCAGGTCGTGGTGGATGTGCGCGGAACCGGGTTCTCCCAGGGGGATTGGAATCTGCTGGGTGAGCGCGAACAGCTCGACACGGTGGAGACCATCGACTGGGCTTCCCACCAGCCCTGGTCCACCGGCGATATCGGGTTGACCGGCATTTCCTATTCCGGTCTCAACCAGTTGCAGGCGGCCGCCAAGAATCCGCCCGCGTTGAAGGCGATCTTCCCGGTGGTGCCCAGCCGCAACCCTTTCCGTGATCTGGTCGCTCCCGGCGGCGCGGTCGGCGCCGGGTTCATGCCCATGTGGCTGGCGGCGGTCAATGGCGGCAAGCTCGTCCCGGATGTGGCGTCGCTGCTGCAGGGGCGGTTCGACATGGCTTGGCTGGCTTCGCGTTTGGCCGATCCGTTCACCTTCGTCGACGCGTTGCTGGATGTTTTCCTGCAGCCGAATATCGATCAGCTCAGCCCCAAGGTGCGCGAGCTGCTGGACTCCGGCAGCGATCTGCGGCGGGCGTGGGAGACCGATCCGAGCAAGATCACCGTGCCCACCTTCCTCACCGGCGGCTGGCACGATGTGTTCGTCGCCTCCCAGGCCGAGGTCTACCGCCGGCTGTCGGTGCCGCCGGGCCGCAAACAGATCCTGATCGGCGACGGCTACCACATCTCCAACGGCAACGAATCCGGGCGTCCGGGACAGCCGCCGCGCATGGACGTGTTGCAGCGCGCCTGGTTCGACAGGTGGCTCGAGGGCATCGACAACGACATCGACACCTACGGGCCGATCACCATGAAGGAGGAGGGCGGCGGCTGGATCACCGCGGCCGGCTTCCCCGACGAGACCGCCACCGAATACCGGCGCATGTACCTCTCCCCCGCCCCCAGCGGCACCGGCGGCCACAGCGTGCACGACGGATCGCTGCTCGCCCCACCCGGCGACGGCGTCGAAACCCTCACCGTCGCACCCGGTCTCACCGGACTGTGCTCCCGGGACGCGGCGCAGCAGACCATCGGCGTGGTGTCGGTCCTCGACGCCTGCGGCAAGGACTCCCGCATCTGGGAATCCAACGGCCTCACCTTCACCAGCGCCCCGGTCGACGCGGCGACCACGATCTCGGGACCGATCGCGGTGCACCTCGACACCATCCACGACGCCGCGGACGGCTACTGGGTCGCCACCGTCAACGATGTGGCCCCCGACGGGACTTCGGCCACCCTGTCCTCGGGCCAATTGGTCGCCTCGCTGCGCGCCATCGACGAATCCCGCAGCACCCGGCTGCCCAACGGCGACTACACCGACCCGGTCCCGGACCTGTCGCTGAACACCCGTCAGCCCACGCAGCCCGGAGTGCCTGTCACCCTGGACATCTCGATCGCGGGCGTGGACGCCGTCCTGCAACCGGGCCATCGCCTGCGCGTGGACGTCTACGCCGGCAACTTCCCCAAGGGCCTGCCGCCGCTGGCGATCCTCGTGGACACCGGTCTGCGCCCGCAGCACCTGCTGCTCGATCCGGCCGAACCGAGCTTCGTCAATATTCCGATGCGCGGCAACCCCGGCTGGTGA
- the smpB gene encoding SsrA-binding protein SmpB: protein MKEKGRKVIASNKKARHNYSILETYEAGVALVGTEVKSLREGKASLVDAYASIDDGEVWLRGLHVPEYGHGTWTNHAPRRTRKLLLHRREIDKLLGKTKESSLTLVPLSMYFSDGKVKVELALAKGKQDYDKRQDLARRDTEREITRELGRRIKGMRG, encoded by the coding sequence ATGAAGGAAAAGGGGCGCAAGGTCATCGCCAGCAACAAGAAGGCGCGGCACAACTACTCCATCCTCGAAACGTACGAGGCCGGGGTCGCGCTGGTTGGCACCGAGGTGAAGAGCCTGCGCGAGGGCAAGGCCTCGCTGGTCGACGCCTACGCCTCCATCGACGACGGCGAGGTGTGGCTGCGCGGGCTGCACGTACCCGAGTACGGCCACGGCACCTGGACCAACCACGCGCCGCGTCGCACCCGCAAGCTGCTGCTGCACCGCCGCGAGATCGACAAGCTGCTCGGCAAGACCAAGGAGTCGAGCCTCACCCTGGTCCCGCTGTCGATGTACTTCTCCGACGGCAAGGTCAAGGTCGAACTCGCCCTCGCCAAGGGCAAGCAGGACTACGACAAGCGCCAAGACCTGGCCCGACGCGACACCGAACGCGAGATCACCCGCGAACTCGGCCGCCGCATCAAGGGCATGCGCGGCTGA
- a CDS encoding cytochrome P450, whose translation MQPAGDACPHILDRIPVPLYAPEFAADPHTFYTAMREKFGSLAPVELSPGITASLVIGYRTAVAINNDPERFPADPRAWEQDIPADCPILPMLQYRPNALRSAGSEHARYRRASVDSIDAINLYQVDGLIEEIVVPQVNTFCVDGEADLISQYAFPVTFAYLNAMVGCPADIGQQVARGMAMMFEGDQAEAGNALFVAALGELVALKKREPGEDVTTRLLVHAAELTDEELVHQLVTIYGAGIEPLTNLIANTLLLMLTDERFSGAAALTTRDALNELLFTDPPLANFGITYPAQPILVETTWLPANQPVVTSMAACNNDPEIVGRHFTGNNAHLAWGTGPHACPAQDVAYSVAQHAIDQLFDRLPELRLGRPADQLEWRPGPFHRSLASLPVVFPPVRRPF comes from the coding sequence ATGCAGCCTGCTGGGGATGCCTGCCCCCACATCCTCGACCGGATCCCGGTGCCGCTGTACGCACCGGAGTTCGCGGCCGACCCGCACACGTTCTACACCGCGATGCGCGAGAAGTTCGGTTCGCTTGCGCCCGTCGAGCTTTCACCGGGGATCACCGCTTCGCTGGTGATCGGGTACCGCACCGCGGTGGCGATCAACAACGATCCTGAGCGTTTTCCCGCGGACCCGCGGGCTTGGGAGCAGGACATCCCGGCGGACTGCCCGATTCTCCCGATGTTGCAGTACCGGCCGAACGCGCTGCGCAGCGCGGGCAGCGAGCACGCGCGGTACCGGCGGGCCAGTGTCGACAGCATCGACGCGATCAACCTGTATCAGGTCGACGGACTCATCGAGGAGATCGTGGTCCCGCAGGTCAACACCTTCTGTGTGGACGGCGAGGCGGACCTGATCAGCCAGTACGCCTTTCCCGTCACCTTCGCCTACCTCAATGCGATGGTCGGCTGCCCGGCCGATATCGGCCAGCAGGTCGCCCGCGGCATGGCGATGATGTTCGAAGGCGATCAGGCCGAGGCGGGGAATGCGCTGTTCGTGGCGGCGCTCGGGGAGTTGGTGGCGCTCAAGAAGCGGGAGCCGGGCGAGGACGTCACCACCCGGCTGCTGGTCCACGCGGCGGAGCTGACCGACGAGGAGCTGGTGCACCAGCTGGTGACGATCTACGGCGCCGGTATCGAGCCGCTGACCAACCTGATCGCCAACACGCTGCTGCTGATGCTGACCGACGAGCGCTTCTCGGGGGCGGCGGCGTTGACGACCCGGGATGCGTTGAACGAGTTGCTGTTCACCGATCCGCCCCTGGCGAACTTCGGGATCACCTATCCGGCACAGCCGATTCTGGTCGAGACGACGTGGCTGCCCGCCAATCAGCCGGTGGTCACGAGCATGGCGGCGTGCAACAACGATCCCGAGATCGTGGGCCGGCACTTCACCGGCAACAACGCGCATCTCGCGTGGGGCACCGGACCGCATGCCTGCCCCGCGCAGGATGTCGCCTACTCGGTGGCGCAGCACGCCATCGATCAGCTCTTCGACCGGCTGCCCGAATTGCGGCTGGGCCGTCCCGCCGACCAACTCGAATGGCGGCCAGGGCCTTTCCATCGCTCGCTGGCGAGCCTGCCGGTGGTGTTCCCACCGGTGCGCAGGCCGTTCTGA
- a CDS encoding DUF6636 domain-containing protein, whose product MRLSIRAIAGAAGALAMAAAPAVAQASPYTDQVDFNTPSGNIGCTVSSAGAACEIADHDYPAPARPDVCHLAYGDRIYLDADGAQFHCHGDKLVESSAQILAYTHSVTVGRFTCVSTVDYVECSGPAHSFRLARGFYSLA is encoded by the coding sequence ATGCGTTTGTCGATTCGAGCCATCGCGGGTGCGGCGGGGGCGCTGGCCATGGCCGCGGCGCCGGCGGTCGCTCAGGCGTCGCCGTACACCGATCAGGTCGATTTCAACACGCCCTCGGGCAATATCGGCTGCACGGTCTCCTCGGCCGGCGCCGCGTGCGAGATCGCCGATCACGACTATCCGGCCCCGGCGCGCCCCGACGTCTGCCACCTGGCATACGGCGACCGGATCTACCTGGACGCCGACGGAGCCCAATTCCATTGCCACGGCGACAAACTGGTGGAGTCCAGTGCACAGATCCTCGCCTACACGCACAGCGTCACCGTGGGCCGTTTTACCTGTGTCAGCACCGTCGACTACGTGGAATGCTCGGGTCCGGCCCACAGCTTCCGCCTCGCTCGCGGCTTCTACAGCCTCGCCTGA
- a CDS encoding fused (3R)-hydroxyacyl-ACP dehydratase subunits HadA/HadB: METGFDAAGLVGYWYRAQDDYEVGREKVREYARAVRDSHPAHWDEAAAGTQGYAGLVAPATFTSIVAMRTNRPLFEEVMTGYDVFVHADQVFEMYRPVVAGDRLRTEVELSAVRRVAGKDMLTLTNTFTDATGEVVQVSRSTVVGITGGDGIDPGIAAAIEGVVMSGLTGEAAIGGTRGGEVEPGRRRYSEVSRTRPPHTAVRFDDLAVGDELPTRAFTLTRGDLVNYAGVAGDVNPIHWNEGIAARAGLPDVIAHGMLTMGMGAGYVTEWLGDPGAVVRFGARLSNYTVVDAVSAGGVEFGGRIKSIDARTRTATVVLVAKSAGRKIFGLATADVRLAD; the protein is encoded by the coding sequence GTGGAGACGGGATTCGACGCGGCCGGGCTGGTCGGGTATTGGTATCGGGCCCAGGATGATTACGAGGTGGGGCGGGAGAAGGTTCGCGAATACGCACGGGCCGTGCGGGATTCGCATCCGGCGCACTGGGACGAGGCGGCGGCGGGTACACAGGGGTATGCCGGGCTGGTGGCGCCCGCGACGTTCACCTCGATCGTGGCCATGCGGACGAATCGGCCGCTGTTCGAGGAGGTGATGACCGGTTACGACGTGTTCGTGCACGCGGATCAGGTCTTCGAGATGTACCGGCCGGTGGTGGCCGGGGATCGGTTGCGCACCGAGGTGGAGTTGAGCGCGGTGCGGCGGGTGGCGGGCAAGGACATGCTCACGCTCACCAACACCTTCACCGATGCGACCGGTGAGGTGGTGCAGGTTTCGCGGTCCACGGTGGTCGGGATCACCGGCGGTGACGGGATCGATCCCGGGATCGCGGCGGCCATCGAGGGCGTGGTGATGAGCGGGTTGACCGGCGAGGCGGCGATCGGGGGCACGCGGGGCGGGGAGGTCGAGCCGGGTCGGCGGCGCTACTCGGAGGTGTCGCGCACGCGACCGCCGCACACCGCTGTTCGATTCGACGATCTCGCCGTCGGAGACGAGTTGCCTACTCGCGCTTTCACATTGACGCGGGGCGATCTGGTGAACTATGCCGGGGTGGCCGGTGATGTGAATCCGATCCACTGGAACGAGGGGATCGCGGCGCGAGCCGGGCTTCCCGATGTGATCGCGCACGGCATGCTGACCATGGGCATGGGAGCGGGATATGTCACCGAATGGCTCGGGGATCCCGGTGCTGTCGTGCGCTTTGGGGCCCGATTGTCGAATTACACCGTTGTCGACGCCGTCTCGGCCGGGGGTGTGGAGTTCGGCGGCCGGATCAAGTCGATCGACGCGCGGACGCGGACCGCCACGGTCGTGCTCGTCGCGAAATCGGCGGGGCGCAAGATCTTCGGTCTGGCCACCGCGGACGTCCGTCTCGCGGACTGA